In one window of Escherichia coli DSM 30083 = JCM 1649 = ATCC 11775 DNA:
- the dtnK gene encoding D-threonate kinase produces the protein MEKGITKPSILVVADDFTGANDAGVSLAQVGHTVDVAFEMHYRGDASVWVINSDSRAMDPKLAAMKITSLMSHLPLANNPPLVIKKIDSTLRGNIGAEIEALMKACGITGAVVAPAFPQAGRTTVAGECWVNGVRITETEFASDPKTPVLSARIADIIRLQTAIPCQPVTVSQLSHLSYEQPWIGVIDAQTDSDLDRIAAAVMQAKQPLLLVGSAGICDAVARRSAIMSPPTVLAIIGSMSEIAQRQIATLHSHPRITQIYVDVEHILAGNASDYDARIVQALQKGDHCIVHTCNDSVARHQIDTLCQRWQMSRAALGEKICRFLGELTRQVLLRTMPDALYLSGGDVAMATASALGATGFRITGKVAQCVPYGHFLGGVWSRSVMTKAGGFGDETTLHQVLNFIEEKCSE, from the coding sequence ATGGAAAAGGGAATCACTAAGCCGAGCATTCTCGTCGTTGCCGATGATTTCACGGGAGCCAACGACGCGGGGGTAAGCCTGGCGCAGGTGGGGCATACAGTTGATGTGGCCTTTGAAATGCATTATCGCGGTGATGCCAGCGTATGGGTGATTAACAGCGACAGCCGGGCGATGGATCCTAAGCTGGCGGCGATGAAAATAACCTCGCTGATGAGTCATCTCCCTCTGGCGAATAATCCGCCGCTCGTGATTAAAAAGATAGATTCCACGCTGCGAGGCAATATCGGCGCAGAAATTGAAGCCCTGATGAAGGCATGCGGTATAACGGGCGCAGTGGTTGCCCCCGCATTTCCTCAGGCGGGAAGGACCACAGTGGCCGGTGAGTGTTGGGTAAACGGTGTGCGGATAACGGAAACCGAGTTTGCCAGCGATCCGAAAACCCCGGTATTGAGCGCCCGAATTGCGGATATCATCCGGTTGCAGACGGCCATTCCATGCCAGCCCGTTACGGTTTCTCAGCTCAGCCATTTGTCTTATGAGCAACCGTGGATTGGCGTGATAGATGCGCAGACGGACAGCGACCTGGATCGCATCGCTGCCGCTGTGATGCAGGCTAAACAACCGCTGCTGCTGGTCGGCTCCGCTGGTATTTGTGATGCCGTTGCCCGGCGCTCCGCGATTATGTCGCCACCCACCGTGCTGGCCATTATTGGTTCAATGAGCGAAATCGCTCAACGGCAGATCGCCACACTTCATTCACACCCACGTATCACACAGATATACGTCGATGTTGAACACATTCTGGCAGGCAATGCCAGTGACTATGACGCGCGTATTGTGCAGGCCTTGCAGAAAGGCGACCACTGCATTGTCCACACCTGTAACGATTCTGTAGCAAGACATCAGATCGACACCCTTTGCCAGCGTTGGCAGATGAGTCGCGCTGCACTTGGGGAAAAAATTTGCCGGTTTCTTGGCGAACTTACCCGGCAAGTTCTGCTTCGCACAATGCCCGATGCGCTTTATCTCTCTGGTGGTGATGTCGCAATGGCAACAGCCAGTGCGTTAGGCGCGACCGGATTTCGTATTACGGGGAAGGTGGCGCAATGCGTTCCATACGGTCACTTTCTGGGCGGTGTCTGGTCCCGTTCGGTGATGACGAAAGCCGGTGGGTTTGGCGATGAGACCACGTTGCATCAGGTTCTGAATTTTATCGAGGAGAAGTGTAGTGAATAA